The following proteins are encoded in a genomic region of Sorangiineae bacterium MSr12523:
- a CDS encoding tetratricopeptide repeat protein: protein MIVTRYVATWLVIVLFSLIALPLAHAGEAAERKVLDDIRAENPDAVPVYEQAVATLDHGDTDGARALFRRVTELAPKSDHAYRRLCRLELVYESWYVEAVPDCRRALALREATENHLMLARALVEPEEPSAESVQEALEHATQALAQKPEDPHALNAMIRVQLARKDIERAEAYVGHLEQVAPRDPQTYALLARVRLLAGDRSGAEGALEQAEEKGLPYGKVVAIRHAIQGASPAWPWLVRFACAVGIWLGTFALLFLLGWTASQIVLRFATRVPLFVLRAYQGVLWLSSVYFYLSLPILLGLCGSAGVLVFIEYGTGTDSWAPFLSVATVTLFTLAAVGKAIWGIAFPPASEDPGEPMDLASEPKWRALLEDVAHRMGTRPVDRVFLTKGATFGITHRGTGWLGLGGERWLTLGVAMLAEDMSVRTFKVLLAREIGRFKTEDAAGGFALTMQRSLDTMTNTLTRLGADRWYSPAWLFLRAFERVFASISSGARQLQETLAEREAALAYGSASFERAIDDDHDVRSLFVG, encoded by the coding sequence GTGATTGTCACGCGGTACGTCGCAACTTGGCTCGTGATCGTTCTGTTCTCACTGATCGCCCTCCCGCTGGCCCACGCCGGCGAGGCCGCCGAGCGAAAGGTCCTCGACGACATTCGCGCGGAGAACCCGGACGCCGTCCCGGTTTACGAGCAGGCGGTTGCGACGCTCGACCATGGCGACACCGACGGAGCACGCGCCCTCTTCCGGCGTGTCACCGAGCTGGCCCCCAAGAGCGATCATGCCTACCGCCGCCTTTGCCGGCTCGAGCTCGTGTACGAGTCTTGGTACGTGGAGGCCGTCCCCGATTGCCGGCGCGCGCTGGCGCTGCGTGAGGCAACCGAGAACCACCTGATGCTCGCCCGTGCGCTCGTGGAGCCGGAAGAGCCATCCGCGGAGAGCGTCCAAGAGGCCCTCGAGCATGCGACGCAGGCGCTCGCGCAGAAGCCCGAGGATCCGCACGCGCTCAACGCGATGATTCGCGTGCAGCTCGCGCGCAAAGACATCGAGCGCGCAGAGGCCTACGTCGGCCACCTCGAACAGGTTGCGCCCCGCGATCCGCAGACCTACGCCCTGCTTGCGCGCGTTCGCCTCTTGGCGGGCGACCGCTCGGGGGCGGAAGGTGCCCTCGAGCAGGCCGAGGAAAAGGGCCTACCCTATGGCAAAGTCGTCGCGATTCGCCACGCAATCCAGGGGGCATCTCCGGCGTGGCCATGGCTCGTGCGCTTCGCGTGTGCCGTCGGCATTTGGCTCGGCACCTTCGCGCTGCTCTTTCTTTTGGGGTGGACCGCGAGTCAAATCGTTTTGCGGTTCGCCACCAGGGTGCCCCTGTTCGTGCTTCGGGCGTACCAAGGAGTGCTCTGGCTTTCGAGCGTGTACTTCTACCTATCTTTGCCCATCCTTTTGGGCCTTTGCGGATCGGCGGGCGTGCTCGTCTTCATCGAATACGGCACCGGTACGGACTCGTGGGCGCCGTTTCTGAGCGTCGCTACGGTCACCCTCTTTACCTTGGCGGCGGTGGGCAAAGCCATCTGGGGCATCGCATTTCCGCCCGCGTCGGAAGATCCGGGGGAGCCCATGGACTTGGCCTCGGAGCCGAAATGGCGCGCCCTGCTCGAAGACGTTGCGCATCGCATGGGCACTCGCCCGGTGGACCGGGTGTTTCTCACCAAGGGCGCCACGTTCGGGATCACGCACCGAGGGACCGGATGGCTCGGACTCGGGGGCGAGCGTTGGCTGACTCTCGGGGTCGCGATGCTGGCAGAAGATATGTCGGTGCGCACGTTCAAGGTGCTGCTCGCGCGCGAGATCGGACGCTTCAAGACGGAGGACGCCGCGGGCGGCTTTGCGCTGACGATGCAACGCTCGCTGGACACGATGACGAATACACTGACTCGACTTGGTGCCGACCGCTGGTACAGCCCGGCGTGGTTGTTCCTACGAGCCTTCGAACGCGTGTTCGCGAGCATCTCGTCGGGAGCGCGGCAACTGCAGGAAACCCTCGCCGAGCGGGAGGCCGCGCTGGCCTACGGTTCGGCGTCGTTCGAGCGGGCCATCGACGACGACCATGACGTGAGAAGCTTGTTCGTCGGCTAA